One window of the Salvia splendens isolate huo1 unplaced genomic scaffold, SspV2 ctg1179, whole genome shotgun sequence genome contains the following:
- the LOC121788966 gene encoding zinc finger protein ZAT6-like — translation MALDALNSSSALSRRFDDVEPCGAMQWPKSKRSKRRDQSEDEYLAVCLVMLARSGAAPGEDIKSVAGAEESPKSAAANYKCSVCDKAFPSYQALGGHKASHRGKAASDESNHSAAAALNPSGRIHECSICHKRFGTGQALGGHKRRHYEGVIGGSAAKSRTTSSTAAVARDFDLNMPPPPPSPELHCDEEVESALPPLYK, via the coding sequence ATGGCTCTCGACGCTCTCAACTCCTCCTCCGCCCTCTCCCGCCGCTTCGACGACGTCGAGCCCTGCGGCGCTATGCAGTGGCCTAAATCCAAACGCTCCAAGCGCCGCGATCAGTCGGAAGACGAGTACCTCGCCGTCTGCCTCGTCATGCTCGCCCGCTCCGGTGCCGCTCCCGGAGAAGACATCAAAAGCGTCGCCGGAGCCGAGGAATCGCCCAAATCCGCCGCCGCAAATTACAAGTGTAGCGTGTGCGACAAGGCTTTCCCTTCATACCAAGCGCTGGGAGGCCACAAGGCCAGCCATCGTGGCAAGGCGGCGTCGGACGAAAGCAATCACTCCGCCGCCGCGGCGTTAAACCCTAGCGGGCGGATCCACGAGTGCTCAATTTGCCACAAGCGGTTCGGGACGGGGCAGGCCCTCGGTGGGCACAAGCGGAGGCACTACGAAGGCGTGATCGGCGGGAGTGCGGCCAAGAGCCgcaccacctcctccaccgccgccgtgGCTCGGGATTTCGATTTGAAcatgccgccgccgccgccgtcgccaGAGCTACACTGTGATGAAGAAGTCGAAAGTGCGCTGCCGcctttatacaaataa